The proteins below come from a single Salvia splendens isolate huo1 unplaced genomic scaffold, SspV2 ctg314, whole genome shotgun sequence genomic window:
- the LOC121789710 gene encoding uncharacterized protein LOC121789710 isoform X1, producing MVWEKEKSTFKYLLCGILRLHSMCDLASRVPKIEQYQEVALALTAYYKVAIQDLVYICKEAAFAAVCVDVKYLRTNDSSRSVSPTTEETLNHLGCSVILLFNFYSLCVSKSYFGNALLTNRLFISQFESRIVRAASEDNLFHELGKRWIAGATSFLCWTRP from the exons ATGGTTTGGGAAAAGGAAAAATCCACGTTCAAGTATTTGCTATGTGGAATTCTTCGGTTGCATTCCATGTGTGATCTTGCCTCCCGGGTGCCCAAAATTGAACAG TACCAAGAGGTTGCTCTAGCATTGACTGCATATTACAAGGTAGCAATCCAGGATTTG GTGTACATATGCAAAGAGGCAGCATTTGCTGCGGTTTGTGTAGATGTCAAGTATCTGCGGACCAACGATTCATCTAGAAGTGTATCCCCTACTACTGAAGAGACCTTGAATCACCTCGGCTGCAGTGTGATTCTTCTCTTCAATTTCTACAGTCTCTGTGTCAGCAAAAGTTATTTCGGGAATGCATTGTTAACAAACAG GTTATTTATAAGTCAATTTGAGTCCCGAATCGTTCGTGCTGCATCAGAAGATAATTTATTCCAT GAGCTTGGGAAGCGGTGGATTGCAGGAGCAACTAGCTTCCTGTGTTGGACTCGGCCCTGA
- the LOC121789710 gene encoding uncharacterized protein LOC121789710 isoform X2, which produces MVWEKEKSTFKYLLCGILRLHSMCDLASRVPKIEQYQEVALALTAYYKVYICKEAAFAAVCVDVKYLRTNDSSRSVSPTTEETLNHLGCSVILLFNFYSLCVSKSYFGNALLTNRLFISQFESRIVRAASEDNLFHELGKRWIAGATSFLCWTRP; this is translated from the exons ATGGTTTGGGAAAAGGAAAAATCCACGTTCAAGTATTTGCTATGTGGAATTCTTCGGTTGCATTCCATGTGTGATCTTGCCTCCCGGGTGCCCAAAATTGAACAG TACCAAGAGGTTGCTCTAGCATTGACTGCATATTACAAG GTGTACATATGCAAAGAGGCAGCATTTGCTGCGGTTTGTGTAGATGTCAAGTATCTGCGGACCAACGATTCATCTAGAAGTGTATCCCCTACTACTGAAGAGACCTTGAATCACCTCGGCTGCAGTGTGATTCTTCTCTTCAATTTCTACAGTCTCTGTGTCAGCAAAAGTTATTTCGGGAATGCATTGTTAACAAACAG GTTATTTATAAGTCAATTTGAGTCCCGAATCGTTCGTGCTGCATCAGAAGATAATTTATTCCAT GAGCTTGGGAAGCGGTGGATTGCAGGAGCAACTAGCTTCCTGTGTTGGACTCGGCCCTGA